One window from the genome of Epinephelus fuscoguttatus linkage group LG3, E.fuscoguttatus.final_Chr_v1 encodes:
- the helt gene encoding hairy and enhancer of split-related protein helt, with protein sequence MASKMKDRKRTPISHKVIEKRRRDRINRCLNELGKTVPMALAKQNSGKLEKAEILEMTVQYLRALHSADFPRGREKGELLAEFANYFHYGYHECMKNLVHYLTTEDRAETKDIKYARILAFLQSKSRVVTEPVFGSVGSMPETSDYLSQLHSSPEHQSHSPSDSVYQQSPPGHFSWHSSTRSPGLSYPAVPLSAHTQQHGGYLSPVQGLDHHYFNFIGHTHANTFSLHSAQHAM encoded by the exons ATGGCATCAAAAATGAAAGACAGGAAG AGAACTCCCATCTCCCACAAAGTCATAGAGAAGCGAAGACGGGACCGCATTAATCGCTGCCTTAACGAATTAGGAAAAACTGTTCCAATGGCACTAGCAAAACAG AACTCTGGAAAGCTGGAGAAGGCTGAAATCTTGGAAATGACAGTGCAGTACCTGCGAGCTCTCCACTCAGCGGATTTCCCCCGCGGGAGAGAAAAAG GTGAACTGCTGGCTGAGTTTGCAAACTACTTCCACTACGGATACCACGAGTGTATGAAGAACCTGGTGCACTACCTGACCACAGAGGACAGGGCTGAAACCAAAGACATCAAGTACGCACGGATCCTCGCCTTCCTACAGTCTAAATCCCGTGTGGTCACCGAGCCTGTGTTCGGCTCCGTCGGCTCCATGCCCGAAACGTCTGACTACCTCAGCCAGCTGCACTCCTCCCCGGAGCACCAAAGCCACAGCCCGTCTGACTCCGTGTACCAGCAGAGTCCACCGGGACACTTCTCCTGGCACAGCTCGACCCGCAGCCCGGGCCTCTCATACCCAGCAGTGCCGCTCTCTGCGCACACGCAGCAGCACGGTGGATACTTGTCACCGGTGCAGGGACTCGATCACCACTATTTCAACTTCATCGGTCACACGCACGCCAACACGTTCAGTTTGCACAGCGCGCAACACGCCATGTAA